In one window of Aceticella autotrophica DNA:
- a CDS encoding alpha/beta fold hydrolase has protein sequence MKNCLIILTGWAVGKFVWKPLCELLKQDYNITFIDWEDVTSAYGFEDKVKALIREKGIERFSIIGWSLGSLVAIDIAADFLPLIYRINRKTGKHMSNFLQA, from the coding sequence ATGAAAAATTGTTTAATAATATTGACAGGTTGGGCAGTCGGCAAATTTGTGTGGAAGCCTTTGTGTGAGCTGCTGAAACAAGATTATAACATAACTTTCATTGATTGGGAGGATGTGACTTCAGCATATGGGTTTGAAGATAAGGTAAAGGCTTTAATAAGAGAAAAAGGAATTGAAAGATTTTCAATAATCGGATGGTCCCTGGGTTCTTTAGTTGCCATAGACATAGCGGCAGATTTCTTGCCTTTGATATATAGGATAAACAGGAAAACAGGGAAGCATATGTCGAACTTCTTACAGGCTTGA
- a CDS encoding histidinol-phosphatase, whose protein sequence is MAADYHVHIERGPYTIDWLKNFIDTALNKGLKEIGISEHGYRFNEGYDAFGSKGFRGKWVKEYSGQKIDEYVSLINKAKSMGLPVKLGIEADFIPGKEKELEEFLKPYPWDYVIGSIHWIGDWGIDLDDHLDVWESCDVDSVYLEYFNMIEVMARTGLFDIIGHIDLVKIFGYRPSPAVFEKIEKNLEEIAKTGICLEVSTAGWRKPVGEIYPSKEIMTMISKYNIPLVVNSDAHTPEDVGRDFDRAYEYVKSYGIDTLYYFDRKNRTPYKI, encoded by the coding sequence ATGGCGGCAGATTATCATGTTCACATCGAAAGAGGTCCATATACGATAGATTGGTTGAAAAATTTTATAGATACAGCATTAAATAAAGGCTTGAAAGAAATAGGCATATCCGAACACGGATACAGATTTAATGAAGGATATGATGCCTTTGGAAGCAAGGGCTTCAGAGGTAAATGGGTCAAAGAGTACAGCGGACAGAAAATTGATGAATATGTTTCCCTGATAAATAAAGCAAAGTCTATGGGACTTCCTGTTAAACTTGGAATTGAAGCTGATTTTATTCCGGGAAAAGAAAAGGAATTGGAGGAATTTTTAAAGCCGTATCCTTGGGATTATGTCATAGGTTCTATACACTGGATCGGGGATTGGGGAATTGACCTTGATGATCATCTTGATGTATGGGAATCCTGCGATGTTGACTCTGTTTACTTGGAATACTTCAATATGATTGAGGTAATGGCAAGAACAGGGCTTTTTGATATTATCGGACATATCGACCTTGTTAAGATATTCGGATATAGACCAAGCCCGGCTGTTTTTGAAAAGATTGAGAAAAATCTTGAAGAAATCGCTAAAACAGGTATTTGCCTTGAGGTTTCAACAGCAGGATGGAGAAAACCTGTTGGTGAAATATACCCTTCAAAAGAAATTATGACGATGATAAGCAAATACAATATCCCCCTTGTTGTAAATTCCGATGCACATACGCCTGAGGATGTCGGAAGGGATTTTGACAGGGCATATGAATATGTCAAATCATATGGAATAGATACACTTTATTATTTCGACAGGAAAAACAGAACCCCGTATAAGATTTAG
- a CDS encoding DEAD/DEAH box helicase: protein MEERKFNELGLNEDILKAIDDMGFEEPSKIQVEVVPVLLEGYDVIGQAQTGTGKTLAYGAPILNNMDKTGGKIKGIIVAPTRELAIQVNDELNRIAKYTKVKLLPVYGGQPIERQIKALKRGVDIVVGTPGRILDLCRRKILDLSGIKYFVLDEADEMLNMGFIEDIEEIIKLLSDERQTMLFSATMPEKVQRLAKKYMKPDLKHILIAKNTMTVSTVYQYYYEIKQKDRFESLCRILDVDEPSTAIIFCKTKKGVDELVNSMQARGYNVEGMHGDMSQNQRLNTLKKFREGNLDFLVATDVAARGLDVENVSHVINYDLPQDVESYVHRIGRTGRANKEGKAYTLVTSREYVTLKQIEKITKSKIKRREVPSIDEVFMSKYQNMVSRVKEILEGEEFKKFIPFVEELDEDYSLVDVAAALMNMVYSKEICRDYIDDGEEPKVVRLFLNVGRKDKLNPKELIEFFNNTAEISNEDIGDIDILDKFSFADVSGDAAKQILKYCPGKRLCGRKVNVEMSNRR, encoded by the coding sequence TTGGAAGAAAGAAAATTTAATGAATTGGGGCTTAATGAAGATATCCTAAAGGCAATTGATGACATGGGATTTGAAGAGCCGTCAAAAATTCAGGTTGAAGTAGTGCCGGTTTTATTAGAGGGATATGATGTTATTGGGCAGGCACAGACAGGTACAGGAAAAACACTTGCATATGGGGCTCCTATTTTAAATAATATGGACAAAACAGGGGGCAAGATAAAAGGTATAATAGTAGCACCTACCAGGGAGTTGGCGATACAGGTAAATGATGAATTGAATCGTATTGCAAAATATACTAAAGTCAAATTGCTTCCTGTTTATGGCGGACAGCCAATCGAAAGACAGATTAAAGCCTTGAAAAGAGGAGTTGATATTGTCGTAGGGACTCCCGGCAGGATTTTAGACCTGTGCAGAAGGAAGATATTAGATTTAAGCGGTATAAAATATTTTGTGCTTGATGAAGCAGATGAAATGCTTAATATGGGTTTCATTGAAGATATAGAGGAGATAATCAAGCTTTTAAGTGATGAAAGACAAACAATGTTGTTTTCGGCTACAATGCCTGAAAAAGTACAAAGGCTTGCAAAGAAATATATGAAACCGGACCTTAAACATATATTAATTGCAAAAAACACCATGACAGTTTCTACCGTTTATCAATATTATTATGAAATCAAGCAAAAAGATAGATTCGAATCATTATGCAGGATATTGGATGTTGATGAACCGTCAACAGCAATAATTTTTTGCAAAACAAAAAAAGGTGTTGATGAACTTGTGAATTCAATGCAGGCAAGGGGATATAATGTTGAAGGAATGCATGGCGATATGAGTCAGAACCAAAGATTAAACACCTTGAAAAAATTCAGGGAAGGAAATCTTGACTTCCTTGTCGCTACAGATGTCGCAGCAAGAGGGCTTGATGTAGAAAATGTATCACATGTAATAAATTACGACCTTCCACAGGATGTTGAATCCTATGTTCACAGAATTGGAAGAACAGGAAGGGCTAATAAAGAAGGCAAAGCATACACCCTCGTTACCTCAAGGGAATATGTAACACTAAAACAGATAGAAAAAATTACTAAAAGCAAAATAAAAAGAAGAGAAGTTCCCTCTATTGATGAGGTATTTATGTCAAAATATCAGAATATGGTTTCAAGGGTAAAGGAGATATTAGAGGGTGAAGAGTTTAAAAAATTTATTCCTTTCGTAGAAGAACTTGATGAAGATTACAGCTTAGTTGATGTTGCGGCAGCATTGATGAATATGGTTTATAGCAAGGAAATATGCCGAGACTATATAGATGATGGAGAAGAGCCCAAAGTAGTAAGACTTTTTTTGAATGTCGGTCGTAAGGATAAACTTAATCCAAAAGAGCTTATTGAATTCTTTAATAATACAGCAGAAATAAGCAATGAGGATATCGGTGATATAGATATACTTGACAAATTTTCTTTTGCAGATGTCAGCGGTGATGCAGCAAAACAAATATTGAAATACTGCCCGGGGAAGAGGCTTTGCGGTAGAAAAGTAAATGTCGAGATGTCAAATAGAAGATAA
- a CDS encoding zinc-ribbon domain-containing protein, with protein MADKTIVCKDCGKEFVFTEGEQAFYKEKGFENEPQRCPDCRRAKKQQHNNNRGFRR; from the coding sequence ATGGCAGATAAAACAATAGTTTGCAAAGATTGCGGAAAAGAATTCGTATTTACTGAAGGTGAACAGGCTTTTTATAAAGAAAAAGGTTTTGAAAATGAACCACAAAGATGTCCTGATTGCAGAAGAGCAAAAAAACAGCAACACAACAACAATAGAGGATTTAGAAGATAA
- a CDS encoding Fe-S-containing hydro-lyase — MGKIIKTPLTEDTVKDLKAGESLYITGKIYTARDAAHKRMIDTLNNGGNLPIDIKNQIIYYVGPCPAKPGHVVGSCGPTTSGRMDLYAPMLLKLGLKGMIGKGYRNKDVIDAIIKYHGVYFTTIGGAGALLAGKVKKARIIAYDDLGPEAIHEFVVEDFPVIVTIDMYGNNLYESEREKYRRNL, encoded by the coding sequence ATGGGTAAAATTATAAAAACACCTTTAACGGAGGATACCGTTAAAGATTTAAAAGCCGGTGAATCCCTCTATATAACAGGGAAAATATATACCGCAAGAGATGCCGCACACAAAAGAATGATAGATACGTTAAATAATGGAGGAAATTTGCCGATAGATATAAAAAACCAAATTATATATTACGTAGGTCCATGCCCTGCAAAACCCGGACATGTTGTGGGAAGCTGTGGTCCAACAACAAGCGGAAGAATGGATTTATATGCTCCTATGCTTTTGAAACTGGGGCTGAAGGGCATGATAGGCAAGGGATATAGGAATAAAGATGTTATTGATGCAATTATTAAATATCATGGTGTATATTTTACAACAATAGGTGGAGCAGGCGCCCTTCTTGCAGGTAAGGTGAAAAAAGCAAGAATTATCGCATATGATGACCTTGGACCGGAAGCCATACACGAATTTGTAGTTGAAGATTTCCCGGTTATTGTTACAATAGATATGTATGGAAATAATCTTTATGAAAGCGAAAGGGAAAAATATAGAAGAAATTTATAA
- a CDS encoding uracil-DNA glycosylase, with product MIVLCLKELWLECQNCNKCPLSKTRKNVVFGGGNLRSKIMFIGEGPGKEEDIQGRPFVGKAGQLLNKMLEAIGLNREDVYIANIVKCRPPNNRPPLQNEIEACIPYLRNQVAIIRPKIIVCLGATAAKAIIDKDFKITAMRGQWTERKGVKIIATYHPAALLRDPEKKKPAWEDFKEIKAQLDKLEDKNEG from the coding sequence ATTATAGTGTTGTGTCTAAAGGAACTATGGCTTGAATGTCAGAACTGCAATAAATGTCCATTAAGCAAAACAAGAAAAAATGTTGTATTTGGAGGAGGCAATTTAAGGTCAAAAATAATGTTCATAGGAGAAGGACCCGGGAAAGAAGAGGATATTCAGGGACGCCCTTTCGTTGGCAAGGCGGGGCAGCTTTTAAATAAGATGCTTGAGGCAATCGGACTTAACAGAGAGGATGTATACATAGCCAATATAGTAAAATGCCGTCCTCCAAACAACAGACCTCCGCTTCAAAATGAGATTGAGGCATGTATACCTTATCTGAGAAATCAGGTTGCAATTATACGACCGAAAATTATTGTCTGCCTTGGCGCAACAGCAGCAAAAGCTATAATTGACAAAGATTTTAAAATTACTGCTATGCGGGGGCAGTGGACAGAGAGAAAAGGCGTAAAAATTATTGCAACATACCATCCGGCAGCACTTCTCCGGGACCCTGAGAAGAAAAAACCTGCATGGGAGGATTTTAAAGAAATAAAAGCACAGCTTGACAAACTGGAAGATAAAAACGAGGGATGA
- a CDS encoding fumarate hydratase, whose translation MKEINAKKISDVVELLSIEANYNLPEDILKKIKSSLKTEKSPIGKEILENIIKNAEMAKEQGVPICQDTGLAVVFVEIGQDVHIVNGSIEDAINEGVRRGYYRGFLRKSVVGDPIMRKNTGDNTPAIIHYSIAEGDKLSITIAPKGAGSENMSTLKMLKPSDGIEGIKRFVIESVEAAGPNACPPLIVGVGIGGNFEYAPLLAKKALLRPVGRKNGDEETSKLEEELLDKINNLGIGPQGLGGTTTALSVNIEKYPTHIACLPVAVNIGCHVTRHANAVL comes from the coding sequence TTGAAAGAAATAAATGCGAAGAAAATTTCCGATGTTGTTGAGCTTTTGTCCATTGAAGCTAACTACAACCTTCCGGAGGATATTCTAAAAAAAATAAAAAGCAGCCTGAAAACCGAAAAAAGTCCGATAGGGAAAGAAATACTTGAGAACATTATTAAAAATGCGGAAATGGCTAAAGAACAAGGAGTTCCCATATGTCAGGATACAGGTTTGGCAGTTGTTTTTGTGGAAATCGGTCAGGATGTACATATTGTAAATGGGAGCATAGAAGATGCTATAAATGAAGGCGTTAGAAGGGGGTATTACAGAGGATTTCTGAGAAAATCCGTTGTAGGAGACCCTATTATGAGGAAAAATACCGGTGATAATACACCTGCAATTATACATTACTCAATAGCAGAAGGAGATAAGCTTTCGATAACTATTGCACCTAAAGGCGCCGGCAGTGAGAATATGAGTACGTTAAAGATGCTGAAGCCTTCTGACGGCATAGAAGGCATAAAGAGATTTGTGATTGAATCAGTAGAAGCGGCAGGACCTAATGCATGTCCTCCACTTATTGTAGGTGTTGGTATAGGAGGGAATTTTGAATATGCGCCATTGCTTGCCAAAAAAGCCCTTTTAAGACCAGTGGGGCGGAAAAACGGTGATGAAGAAACATCAAAGCTTGAAGAAGAATTGCTTGATAAAATAAACAACCTTGGAATTGGACCGCAGGGGCTTGGCGGTACAACAACAGCCCTTTCGGTAAATATTGAGAAATACCCTACACATATTGCATGTCTTCCTGTTGCTGTAAATATAGGATGCCATGTTACACGGCATGCCAATGCAGTATTATGA
- a CDS encoding S41 family peptidase, which translates to MKKFLSFLLAVIISISLTIYIPVNAYADTNQTQQSDKELYKNLSEIGEVMQYIKENYPGNITYDQMKDAALKGILSSLDKYSEYFSSSDLNAFQQSVSGVFSGVGMVIQQNPDGKFVVISTIEGSPAEKAGIKSGYVIKAVDGKDVKGMDINDVVDLIKGKTGTKVKIVFEVNGIDKEYEFTREVIKINPVFYKIINGIGYIRINEFNNNTTENVKKALDYMDSNNVKKIVLDLRDNPGGMFEEAVNVANFFVPEGVVVSVATKNGKDEKYYSNLKKTKYKLAVLINGGTASAAEILAGAIQDTKTGILIGEKSYGKGTVQVIVQLSDGGGLKLTVAKYKLPSGRCIDGVGLMPDIKVLNKSGDNQLNKALEILK; encoded by the coding sequence TTGAAGAAATTTCTATCTTTTTTGCTTGCAGTTATAATTTCCATCAGCTTAACAATTTACATACCGGTTAATGCATATGCAGATACAAACCAAACACAGCAGTCAGATAAAGAACTTTATAAGAACTTATCAGAAATTGGAGAGGTAATGCAGTATATTAAAGAAAATTACCCCGGGAATATTACCTATGACCAGATGAAGGATGCGGCATTAAAAGGCATATTATCATCCCTTGATAAATACAGTGAATATTTTAGCAGTTCTGATTTAAATGCGTTTCAACAGTCTGTATCAGGAGTTTTCAGCGGGGTTGGCATGGTTATACAACAAAATCCCGATGGAAAATTTGTCGTAATATCAACGATAGAAGGCTCTCCTGCAGAGAAAGCCGGCATAAAAAGCGGCTATGTCATAAAGGCGGTAGACGGAAAAGATGTAAAAGGCATGGATATTAACGATGTTGTTGACCTTATTAAAGGCAAAACAGGCACAAAAGTAAAGATAGTTTTTGAGGTAAATGGCATTGATAAAGAATATGAATTCACAAGGGAAGTAATAAAGATAAATCCTGTATTCTATAAAATAATCAATGGAATCGGGTATATCAGGATAAACGAATTTAATAATAACACTACGGAAAATGTTAAAAAGGCACTTGATTATATGGATTCCAATAATGTAAAGAAAATTGTTCTCGACCTAAGGGATAATCCCGGAGGAATGTTTGAGGAAGCGGTTAATGTTGCAAATTTTTTCGTTCCTGAAGGTGTAGTTGTTTCAGTTGCCACAAAAAACGGGAAAGATGAAAAATATTATTCAAATCTTAAAAAGACGAAATACAAATTAGCTGTTCTGATAAATGGAGGTACGGCATCTGCCGCAGAAATACTTGCCGGTGCAATCCAAGATACTAAAACAGGTATATTAATAGGTGAGAAATCCTATGGGAAAGGTACCGTTCAGGTAATAGTGCAGCTTTCTGATGGAGGCGGACTCAAGCTTACAGTAGCCAAATATAAACTTCCCTCCGGGAGGTGTATAGATGGAGTAGGATTGATGCCTGATATAAAAGTATTGAATAAGTCTGGCGATAACCAGCTTAATAAAGCACTGGAAATTCTAAAATAA
- a CDS encoding sigma factor G inhibitor Gin: MEIILKRKCFICDQESDEGIEVLGKFLCTDCQRTIVNLTPDNDAYGFYKKKMAEIWEDYKKELEYKEKI, from the coding sequence ATGGAAATTATACTTAAGAGAAAATGCTTTATATGCGATCAGGAATCGGATGAAGGAATAGAAGTGCTTGGAAAGTTTTTGTGTACTGATTGCCAGAGAACAATAGTCAATCTAACACCGGATAATGATGCATATGGCTTTTACAAGAAAAAAATGGCGGAAATATGGGAGGATTATAAAAAAGAACTTGAATATAAAGAAAAAATATAG
- the serA gene encoding phosphoglycerate dehydrogenase encodes MKVIVTERISENGIEYLKKYVDVDVKLGLERKELLDIIDNYDAIIVRSVTKVDKELIEKGKNLKVIGRAGNGVDNIDLNTATKKGIIVVNTPEGNIIAAAEHTIGLMLSIARNIPQAYNGCKNGDFKRNRYKGVELNGKTLGIIGLGRIGSLVATRLSSFNMNVIAYDPYIPDSRFEKFGVQKVTLDELLEQSDFITIHTPKTEETLGMIGEKELKKVKKGVRIVNCARGGLINEEALYNAVKEGTVAAAALDVLLIEPVYDKENKDFHNPLLELPNVVVTPHLGASTVEAQNNVGIEVAREVVTALSGKLYGNIVNLPDVKADEFNMLKPYMRLCEAMGALYYQINETPISTVEIIYRGKISKHNTDIVSLYALKGILKPALKEGVSIINARIRAKEMGIEVIEGKVEEINHYSSLVILKITDTKGSMSQFAGTTYGDEIRIVECLGHKVNFEPTDYMLFVRNKDVPGVIGHIGNVLSEFGINISSMHVSPNKSDGTALMIVNTDKEIPHEAVDALNNLNSILRARAVKAS; translated from the coding sequence TTGAAGGTAATTGTAACGGAAAGAATATCAGAAAATGGTATAGAATATCTTAAAAAATATGTTGATGTAGATGTCAAGCTTGGTTTAGAAAGAAAAGAACTTCTCGATATTATCGATAATTATGATGCGATTATAGTAAGAAGTGTTACAAAGGTTGACAAGGAACTTATTGAAAAAGGTAAAAATTTAAAAGTAATCGGACGAGCAGGCAACGGTGTCGATAATATAGACCTTAATACCGCCACAAAAAAAGGCATAATTGTTGTAAACACCCCGGAAGGAAATATCATTGCTGCGGCAGAACACACAATAGGACTCATGCTGTCAATTGCAAGAAATATTCCACAGGCATATAATGGATGTAAAAACGGTGATTTCAAAAGAAATAGGTATAAAGGAGTAGAGTTAAACGGCAAAACCCTTGGAATAATTGGGCTTGGCAGGATTGGCTCACTTGTGGCAACAAGGCTTTCTTCTTTCAATATGAATGTAATAGCATATGACCCTTATATACCTGACAGCCGCTTTGAAAAATTCGGCGTACAAAAAGTAACCCTTGATGAATTATTAGAGCAGTCTGACTTTATAACGATACACACACCAAAAACCGAAGAAACACTGGGCATGATTGGTGAAAAAGAATTAAAAAAAGTAAAAAAGGGTGTAAGGATTGTCAACTGTGCAAGGGGTGGTCTTATAAATGAAGAAGCATTATACAATGCTGTAAAAGAAGGTACTGTTGCAGCAGCCGCCCTTGATGTACTCTTAATAGAACCGGTATATGACAAGGAAAACAAAGACTTCCATAATCCCCTTTTAGAACTTCCTAATGTGGTTGTTACGCCGCATCTTGGCGCATCTACCGTAGAAGCCCAGAACAATGTGGGCATTGAGGTTGCAAGGGAAGTTGTAACAGCATTAAGCGGTAAACTCTATGGCAATATAGTTAACCTTCCGGATGTTAAGGCAGACGAATTTAATATGCTTAAACCTTATATGAGGCTTTGCGAGGCGATGGGAGCCCTATATTATCAGATAAATGAAACACCTATAAGTACTGTTGAGATAATATACAGAGGCAAAATTTCAAAACACAATACAGATATCGTATCATTATATGCACTTAAAGGGATACTTAAACCTGCATTAAAAGAAGGTGTCAGCATAATAAACGCAAGGATTAGAGCCAAAGAAATGGGCATTGAGGTTATTGAAGGAAAGGTTGAAGAAATAAACCATTATTCAAGCCTTGTGATTCTTAAGATAACCGATACAAAAGGCAGCATGTCGCAATTTGCAGGTACAACCTATGGAGATGAAATAAGGATTGTAGAATGCTTAGGTCATAAGGTTAACTTTGAGCCCACCGATTATATGTTGTTTGTAAGGAATAAGGATGTTCCCGGTGTAATTGGGCATATAGGCAATGTTCTTTCGGAATTTGGGATAAATATTTCATCAATGCATGTAAGCCCAAATAAAAGTGATGGAACTGCACTTATGATTGTAAATACAGACAAGGAAATACCTCATGAGGCGGTAGACGCCCTTAACAATCTTAACAGCATACTAAGGGCGAGAGCAGTAAAAGCATCCTAA
- a CDS encoding pyridoxal-phosphate-dependent aminotransferase family protein — protein sequence MNKKILMTPGPTMVPEEVLEINGRQPMHHRTQEFYELFSGLNLNLKKIFKTKMEVMTLTASGTGAMEASVANLFSKGDKVLFATIGHFGERFYDIAKIYGLDAELLDFGWGNAVDLNVLEDKLKDGDYKALFITQNETSTGVTNDIKAAAETAGKYSIPVIVDAVSSLGGIPLEMDKWGVDVVITCSQKCFMSPPGLSFISLSERAWGMAEKSTLPKYYFDLKKARKGVMKEKPDTPYTPAVSTIMAAKRATDMLLSLGLDNVYKRQEDFGKKVRDYIKDIGLQLFPEECIASNLISAIKVPEDISASDIINYILEKHNILITGGQGRLKGKIIRIGHMGYVTEEMLEKTLNALKEAVLKLKK from the coding sequence ATGAATAAGAAAATTCTAATGACACCGGGACCAACGATGGTGCCAGAAGAGGTTCTTGAGATAAATGGTCGTCAGCCGATGCATCACAGGACACAGGAATTTTATGAATTGTTTTCCGGTCTTAATTTGAATCTTAAAAAAATATTCAAAACAAAGATGGAAGTAATGACATTGACAGCATCAGGTACCGGAGCTATGGAAGCATCTGTAGCAAATCTTTTTTCTAAAGGAGATAAGGTGCTTTTTGCAACTATAGGGCATTTTGGAGAACGATTCTATGATATTGCAAAGATATACGGTCTTGATGCAGAATTATTGGATTTCGGCTGGGGAAATGCAGTGGACCTTAATGTACTTGAGGATAAACTAAAAGATGGGGATTATAAAGCGCTTTTTATCACACAGAATGAAACATCAACAGGCGTTACAAACGATATAAAGGCGGCTGCGGAAACCGCAGGCAAATATTCAATACCTGTCATTGTAGATGCGGTAAGTTCTCTTGGAGGAATACCCCTTGAAATGGATAAATGGGGAGTTGATGTTGTAATAACATGTTCCCAGAAGTGTTTTATGTCTCCGCCGGGTTTAAGTTTTATATCTTTAAGCGAAAGAGCATGGGGTATGGCAGAAAAATCGACCCTTCCTAAATATTATTTTGACCTTAAAAAAGCGAGAAAGGGTGTCATGAAAGAAAAACCCGATACACCCTATACGCCGGCAGTATCAACCATTATGGCTGCCAAACGTGCTACAGACATGCTTTTAAGTCTTGGACTTGACAATGTATATAAAAGGCAGGAGGACTTCGGGAAGAAGGTAAGGGATTATATAAAAGACATAGGGCTTCAACTGTTTCCAGAGGAATGTATAGCATCAAATCTGATTAGTGCGATAAAGGTTCCTGAGGATATAAGCGCATCTGATATAATAAACTATATTTTAGAAAAACACAATATTCTCATAACAGGAGGGCAGGGGAGGCTTAAAGGGAAGATAATCAGAATAGGTCATATGGGTTATGTTACGGAAGAAATGCTTGAAAAAACCTTAAATGCATTAAAAGAAGCTGTTTTAAAACTAAAAAAATAG
- a CDS encoding ROK family protein codes for MIDIACGVDLGGTKINTGIVNSKGEILYNIKIPTEAQKGPYEVIERIIKSIYEVVDKTGVKLKDLSGIGVGSPGPLDAEAGIVLCPPNLTGWVNIPLTEILKKEFGIKIRINNDANAAALAEYLFGKGRGINNFVYITVSTGIGGGVIINGKLYNGANSNAAEIGHHTINFDGPRCGCGNYGCFEAFASGTALAGFAKDVVDSGKDTIIKEIAGNRAIKAEYVFEAAEKGDKIAIELIEKEAFYLGIGIANIMSFYNPERIAVGGGISCHWKVLYDKIMATVNKRALKPNKEICDVVKAQLGENVGLLGAALLVLRESKGVL; via the coding sequence ATGATTGACATTGCTTGTGGAGTTGACCTTGGAGGTACAAAAATCAATACAGGAATTGTCAACAGCAAGGGTGAAATATTGTATAATATCAAAATCCCGACAGAAGCTCAAAAAGGACCTTACGAGGTTATAGAAAGAATAATAAAGAGCATCTATGAGGTTGTAGACAAGACCGGCGTAAAATTAAAGGATTTATCGGGAATTGGCGTTGGTTCACCGGGACCTCTTGATGCTGAAGCAGGCATTGTTTTATGCCCCCCAAATCTTACTGGCTGGGTTAATATACCGCTGACAGAAATACTTAAAAAAGAATTTGGCATAAAGATTAGAATAAATAATGATGCAAATGCGGCGGCACTTGCTGAATATTTATTTGGGAAAGGCAGAGGAATAAATAATTTTGTATATATTACGGTAAGCACAGGTATTGGCGGTGGCGTTATTATAAATGGGAAGCTTTATAACGGGGCTAATTCAAATGCGGCTGAAATTGGGCATCATACAATAAATTTCGACGGTCCCAGATGCGGATGCGGAAATTACGGCTGTTTTGAAGCATTTGCATCAGGAACAGCCCTTGCAGGATTTGCAAAAGATGTGGTTGACTCTGGGAAAGATACAATTATTAAGGAAATAGCAGGAAACAGAGCTATTAAAGCTGAATATGTCTTTGAAGCTGCGGAAAAGGGCGATAAGATAGCAATAGAACTTATAGAGAAAGAGGCATTTTATCTTGGGATAGGTATCGCAAATATAATGTCCTTCTATAATCCCGAGAGAATAGCAGTAGGCGGCGGGATATCATGCCATTGGAAGGTGCTATATGATAAAATAATGGCAACAGTAAATAAAAGAGCCCTCAAACCGAACAAAGAAATATGTGATGTTGTAAAGGCACAGCTTGGCGAAAATGTTGGATTACTGGGCGCTGCATTACTTGTGTTAAGAGAATCAAAAGGAGTTTTATGA